Proteins encoded together in one Impatiens glandulifera chromosome 1, dImpGla2.1, whole genome shotgun sequence window:
- the LOC124921974 gene encoding GATA transcription factor 18-like, translating into MMHRCSNSHGNNNNMMGGPCSCGLYHCQNNSSSFSMLFSMSAAGHENTHYDNHNHHHHHMYSFTSPNSSVDCTLSLGTPSTRGDHSDHHHQKKSSETRRSSFCWDLLHPSKQQAAPVTSHKSSRGSSNNCGGGGGGGGGGGGGDSLLARRCANCDTTSTPLWRNGPRGPKSLCNACGIRFKKEERRATAAAATNVNSGGGVGMDHGQYQNMNNNNNNGWVHQKMPPSCGEYRFVEDDDNFLSWRLNVTDQSRNFVHDFTR; encoded by the exons ATGATGCATAGGTGCAGTAACTCACATGgtaacaacaacaacatgaTGGGGGGACCTTGTTCATGTGGTCTGTACCATTGTCAAAACAATTCATCATCATTCTCCATGTTGTTTTCAATGTCTGCCGCCGGCCATGAAAATACTCATTACGATAatcataatcatcatcatcatcacatGTATTCCTTCACTTCTCCTAATTCTTCTGTTGATTGTACTCTCTCTCTTGGAACACCTTCCACTCGAGGTGATCAttctgatcatcatcatcagaagAAGTCATCGGAGACTCGCCGGTCTAGTTTCTGTTGGGATTTGTTGCACCCAAGTAAGCAGCAGGCGGCGCCGGTCACTTCTCATAAGTCTAGCCGTGGAAGTAGTAATAAttgcggcggcggcggaggaggaggaggcggCGGCGGTGGTGGTGATTCTCTTTTGGCTAGGAGATGTGCTAATTGTGATACTACTTCTACTCCTCTTTGGAGGAATGGCCCACGTGGCCctaag TCACTATGTAATGCATGTGGGATTAGGTTCAAGAAAGAGGAGAGAAGGGCtacggcggcggcggcgacaAATGTGAACTCCGGTGGTGGTGTCGGAATGGATCATGGGCAATATCAAAAcatgaacaacaacaacaacaatggatGGGTTCATCAAAAGATGCCGCCGTCGTGCGGCGAATATCGGTTTGTTGAAGACGATGATAACTTCCTTTCATGGCGGTTGAATGTCACCGATCAAAGCCGCAACTTTGTCCACGATTTCACAAGATGA